A single region of the Lineus longissimus chromosome 14, tnLinLong1.2, whole genome shotgun sequence genome encodes:
- the LOC135498697 gene encoding uncharacterized protein LOC135498697, with amino-acid sequence MRLRSWITLYRRDKANKDVDTVPDEGSDRLSERRKEELHWIQWAQEKHFQKEIQKLKAGESVEKTSVIVQLNPYWDKRSQVIRVGGRLNYAPLPEEVKHPIVLPTHNSFVKMLVMHYHKITLHPGAAQTLASLRNRYWIVHGKQEVRRILNTCKTCREPLKIDQRTAPLPEERISIAPAFTNVGVDFAGPLFVRVTVGGESTSKVYICLFSCMVTRAIHLELVETLTTEQFMLALRRMMSRRGRCRMMLSDNAKTFKKASDIVQKIFKKQDDVRDKLEQEGIRWKFITERAPWHGGFYERMVGSVKRPLKKVLGKSKLTLIELMTVLTEVEAMVNSRPLTMVSSDTEDWLPLTPGHLAIGRSPQSLPEVDKVTAQTTLGKRWRYQQSLMKQFWNRWTTEYLLQLQQMRKWTDVRDNLQVGDVVFLAEEGMRKGDWTLAKVEELHPGRDNLVRSVTVRTAAGLRRRPVQKLRLLEPVDNQ; translated from the coding sequence ATGAGATTGAGGAGTTGGATCACACTATACCGAAGAGACAAAGCAAACAAAGATGTAGACACTGTCCCAGATGAGGGGAGTGATCGATTGAGTGAGAGGAGGAAGGAAGAACTTCATTGGATACAATGGGCCCAAGAGAAGCATTTCCAGAAGGAGATACAGAAGCTTAAAGCTGGAGAGAGTGTAGAGAAGACAAGTGTCATCGTCCAATTGAACCCATATTGGGATAAGCGATCACAAGTTATCCGCGTAGGTGGTCGCCTCAACTATGCCCCACTGCCAGAAGAAGTGAAGCACCCAATCGTTCTTCCGACTCACAATTCGTTCGTGAAGATGCTTGTGATGCATTACCACAAGATTACCTTGCATCCTGGAGCGGCTCAGACTCTAGCAAGTCTACGAAACAGATATTGGATTGTCCATGGGAAACAAGAGGTGCGGCGGATACTCAATACGTGCAAAACCTGTCGAGAACCTCTCAAGATCGACCAACGAACGGCACCTTTGCCAGAGGAGCGTATATCAATCGCACCAGCATTCACTAATGTCGGTGTCGATTTTGCTGGGCCACTCTTCGTGAGGGTCACAGTTGGAGGTGAATCAACAAGCAAAGTGTACATTTGTCTGTTTTCCTGTATGGTGACTAGGGCCATACACCTTGAGCTTGTCGAAACACTGACTACTGAGCAGTTTATGTTGGCCTTGCGGAGAATGATGAGCCGAAGAGGACGATGTCGGATGATGTTGTCGGACAACGCTAAAACTTTTAAGAAGGCTTCAGACATAGTCCAGAAGATTTTCAAGAAGCAGGATGATGTTAGAGACAAGTTAGAACAAGAGGGCATACGCTGGAAGTTCATCACTGAACGTGCTCCATGGCACGGTGGGTTTTACGAGAGAATGGTTGGATCGGTAAAGAGACCATTGAAGAAGGTTCTCGGGAAATCGAAGCTCACCCTGATCGAGCTGATGACTGTTTTAACGGAAGTAGAGGCAATGGTGAACTCGCGTCCATTGACCATGGTGTCGAGTGATACAGAGGATTGGTTGCCCCTCACTCCGGGGCACCTTGCCATAGGACGAAGCCCCCAGTCTCTTCCGGAGGTTGACAAGGTTACTGCACAGACCACACTTGGCAAGCGTTGGCGGTACCAACAGTCTCTTATGAAGCAATTTTGGAACAGATGGACAACAGAGTACCTTCTCCAACTCCAGCAGATGCGGAAGTGGACCGATGTAAGGGACAACCTTCAAGTTGGGGACGTTGTATTTTTGGCAGAAGAAGGGATGCGAAAGGGAGACTGGACGTTGGCCAAAGTGGAAGAGTTGCACCCAGGCAGGGACAACTTAGTGAGGTCCGTGACAGTGAGGACAGCTGCTGGTCTGAGACGGCGACCAGTACAGAAGTTAAGGTTACTTGAACCAGTAGATAATCAGTAG